The Bactrocera dorsalis isolate Fly_Bdor chromosome 2, ASM2337382v1, whole genome shotgun sequence region GACGATTATATCGTCCAGGTAGGCGAAGGCGTGTGGTTCCATCTCCGGGCCTATGACCTGGTCGAGTACTCTCTGGAACGTCGCTGGTGCCGAATGTAAACCGAATGGCATCACGCGCCATTGAAATAGGCCACGCCCAGGTACGGTAAAGGCGGTATACGGGCGGCTGCCTTGCTCCAAAGGTATCTGCCAGTAGCCGTTCTTGAGATCCAGACTACTAATGTACCTTGCTCTTCGTAACTTGTCAAGTATATGTTGTATCCTAGGTAAGGGGTATGCGTCGGGTACAGATCGGGCGTTGAGTTGCCGATAATCCACGCATAAACGCCACTTACCGTTCTTCTTCCGTGCCAACACAATCGGCGCGCTGTGTGGGCTGTGAGACGGCTCAATACATTTCTTCGCCAGCAGCTCGTCGATCTCGGCGTTGATGATGGCCTGCATCGCTGGATTCCGCGGAAAATATCGTTGCTTGATTGGTCGGCTGTCGGTCATAGTGATTTTATGTTCCGCCACGGTCGTCACTCCACTCatgctttcaaattttcgaagttCTTCGTCTAAAAAATCACGTATACGGGCCGCTTCGTTTCTCTGGTTGACGGCCGATGAAGTCCCGAGTCGATTGACCCTCCTGCACTTAAGTTTTCGtctgttcttcttcttcatccGGCGTGTGTCTGGCGTAGTAGGGGTTACGTTGCTTACGGCTTTGGATGACATGGTGCGGGCTGCCGTTGATTGCTGCGCATCTGACGCTTTCAGCACTACCTGGTGACCTCCGCAGGATACTACAGCTCCCATGTTCCCCAGTGTATCCAATCCAAGTATGACGTCATCAATCGCTCCGGGCATCACGTGTAACACTGCCTTTAATGATGTCTTTCCGAGTTGAATGGTGGTCTCCACGGCGTCGAAAATCTTGCTGGTGGTGCCATCGGCCATTTGTATCTCGATAGCTACGCTCACCTTCTTACTGTTCCCGGTTGCGTCCATATGTTCTGCAACTCGTGGTGATATAAAACTTTTCGAAGCGCCGGTGTCGATGACGGCTTCCGCCGGTTCTCCGCCCAGCGTGATTAGGGCGTATAGCCGGCCGCGTTCCTGATGCATAATTATTGGTTGTTCGGCGCTGAGTCCCGTGGGTTCGCCGCGCCTTGTCTTTGGCGAAACCCTTGGTCGTTTCCCTGTTGTTTATGACAACATTCTTTCGTTAGCACATCCGCTCGGCCACACTCCCTGCAACACAATTTCTTGGGATTACGGCATCTCCTGGCGTGGTGACCTTCCTGACCACATCTGAAGCAGATATTTCCCGGCCTAACGGCTCCACTCGTAGATGGTTGCTGACGATGCGCATCTACCGTTGCGCGGTGTTGTGGTGCACGTGGTAACGGCCTACTTACATTTCTCACCTCGTGGTCACCTATGATGTGTCTCGTCATCTCGCGTCGAGGTGGCTCTACTCCTCGTCGTTGTCCTTCGTATATCCCTTCGTACTCTTCAGCCAGTGTGATGAGTTCGGCCAGCGTCTCGAAATCTCGCCGCTGAATGTAGAGCAAATAATCGGTGTGACTATTCCGAAAAATCCTTTCCAGTCGCTCTTCCGGATTATACCCAACGTGTCGCATTAAGCTCTGCATAGCTAGAACGTAGTCCTTGTATTTTTCTCGAACGTGTTGTCTTCGCTGCCGTATGTTATCTTCGAGGCGTTCGAAGTAACGTGCTGGTAGGAAGAATCGCAGAAAGTCCTTTTTGAAGGTTGTCCAGCTCTCCCAATGTTCGTTATTGTTGCGATACCATTGGAGAGCGGTACCGCACAATAATTCGGGCATGGTTCTTGGAAGGATGTCCACATTCACCATGTACACTTCGGAGAGCTCTTCTAGTCTCTCGACAAACGCTAATGGGTCTCGCCCGCCGTCGTATTTCACGGACCACTTCCTTACCTGGTCGATGATGGGTGCGAATGTAACCATGTGGTTCTGTTGAAGTAGCCTGTTTCTTTCTGGCGGCTGTAGCCGTGATGATTCCGCGAATGTGCTCGCGGTCCCTCTGTCTTGATCTGCTGGGAATGTTGTCTTCTGTTCGCCTTCGTCTCGTGAAGCGATCTCACTTGTTTTGTACGCAGCTtccatttgtaaaaatttttcctCTACTTCGGGGTCTCCGTGCGCCTTGGCTGCCAATGTAGTTATCCGCTTACGAATCTCCCGCGTGGTGCCTATGTGGTCAACTCCCAGACTCTGTGCGAAGGAGATTAGCTGCTCCTTGGACACGTTGTCTAACCACATGAGATCTGCCATCTCCGTACTAAATGTCGTCTTCCTGATAATATACGATCCGCagggtccctgctcgggcgccaattgtaacgaagcttttgttgcccctgcttcttacaaggataattgctgaggtatactcgccgtgtccagggttcgttacaataaatttgtaaatgttggggCTCCTCTGCGAAccgtttctttatttattcaacTCAACTAAAtatctaatataatatattagccCACGACACAGGACGTCTCCTGAGGACGGCGCTGTTGGGGTAAC contains the following coding sequences:
- the LOC125776281 gene encoding uncharacterized protein LOC125776281, whose amino-acid sequence is MADLMWLDNVSKEQLISFAQSLGVDHIGTTREIRKRITTLAAKAHGDPEVEEKFLQMEAAYKTSEIASRDEGEQKTTFPADQDRGTASTFAESSRLQPPERNRLLQQNHMVTFAPIIDQVRKWSVKYDGGRDPLAFVERLEELSEVYMVNVDILPRTMPELLCGTALQWYRNNNEHWESWTTFKKDFLRFFLPARYFERLEDNIRQRRQHVREKYKDYVLAMQSLMRHVGYNPEERLERIFRNSHTDYLLYIQRRDFETLAELITLAEEYEGIYEGQRRGVEPPRREMTRHIIGDHEVRNVSRPLPRAPQHRATVDAHRQQPSTSGAVRPGNICFRCGQEGHHARRCRNPKKLCCRECGRADVLTKECCHKQQGNDQGFRQRQGAANPRDSAPNNQ